One Spirosoma agri DNA segment encodes these proteins:
- a CDS encoding efflux RND transporter periplasmic adaptor subunit: MQSTLSISALFIGTILASCSAKSEKKQEATAPTLPVIQLIQQDATLDRDYASNLEAVQNVEVRARVAGFLDKILVDEGKPVHKGQLLFQLNPTEFQVEVDRAQSNLQSATAQAESAEVEMGRVKLLVDKNVISPSELKLARSKMATARAGINAAKSALAKARFHVSLTSIRAPFDGVINRIPFKQGSLIEEGALLTSISDLRQMYAYFNVSEKEYLSFIKKRLDPDKTTVREVDLLLADDTAYPLKGKIETTETEFEDNSGTIAFRATFPNPKRLLRHGSTGKIRVSTDVDDAVLVPQKAVFEVQDKNFVYVVDAQNKVSSRSFVPRSRVDQFYIVQSGLKPGDRIVFEGIQSLKDGMSIVPKPLPAKSLQALYAAAR, from the coding sequence ATGCAATCTACCTTAAGCATCTCCGCCCTGTTCATCGGTACCATACTGGCATCCTGCTCGGCGAAAAGTGAAAAAAAACAGGAGGCTACCGCACCGACGCTTCCAGTTATTCAACTGATACAACAGGACGCCACGCTCGACCGGGATTATGCCAGTAACCTCGAAGCGGTACAGAACGTGGAGGTCCGCGCCCGAGTCGCTGGTTTTTTAGATAAGATTCTGGTCGATGAAGGAAAACCGGTGCATAAGGGACAACTGCTGTTCCAGCTCAACCCCACCGAGTTTCAGGTGGAAGTAGATCGGGCGCAGTCTAATCTGCAAAGTGCCACCGCGCAGGCCGAGTCCGCAGAGGTCGAAATGGGTCGGGTAAAATTGCTGGTGGACAAAAACGTTATATCGCCCTCGGAGCTGAAGCTTGCCCGATCGAAAATGGCAACTGCCCGGGCGGGGATCAACGCTGCCAAATCCGCCCTGGCCAAAGCCCGGTTCCATGTCTCCTTAACCAGCATACGGGCACCCTTCGACGGCGTTATCAACCGGATACCGTTTAAGCAGGGTAGTTTGATTGAAGAAGGGGCGCTGCTGACATCCATCTCCGATCTTCGGCAGATGTATGCCTACTTCAACGTATCCGAAAAAGAGTATTTATCCTTCATCAAAAAACGGCTTGATCCCGACAAAACAACGGTTCGGGAGGTCGATCTGCTTCTGGCCGATGATACCGCTTATCCGCTCAAGGGCAAAATCGAAACCACCGAAACCGAATTTGAGGACAACTCAGGTACGATTGCCTTCCGGGCTACGTTCCCCAATCCAAAACGCCTGCTCCGGCACGGATCGACCGGTAAAATTCGCGTATCTACCGATGTGGACGATGCCGTGCTGGTGCCGCAGAAAGCCGTCTTCGAGGTGCAGGACAAAAACTTTGTGTACGTCGTTGACGCCCAAAATAAAGTCAGTAGCCGAAGTTTTGTGCCCCGCAGCCGGGTCGATCAGTTTTACATCGTCCAGTCTGGGCTCAAGCCGGGCGATCGCATCGTTTTTGAGGGTATTCAGAGCCTCAAGGATGGCATGAGTATCGTACCTAAGCCGCTGCCTGCCAAAAGCTTACAGGCCTTATACGCGGCTGCGCGGTAG
- a CDS encoding tetratricopeptide repeat protein, translated as MNTQLTVIFLSGLAVNALAQTPTPDANTLTNLGRFDEAKTILRQNAQQNPSLQTYFDAGYGYLRSGHPDSARIWFEKGIPMDEKRVPLNQTGLAITYLVKNDMANADPKLTEVVDRSKGKNAEILFRIGEAYTGYLTPGNGSIKPIYPKVVNAAKAIDYLNRAADRDKKNPAIQLTLGDAHYLNKDAGTAVSRYESAIELGMNPSRVYQRIGDIYWQGRNLNLAVENYKKAIDANQTYAPAYNQLAELYFLVNRYKDAASYIDQYVNVSKDKRQETLLRQAQFHFLAKDYQRAVNLIDSNRAVLAQNPIVYRIEGWSYSALKQPQKAIQNLTTFMEKAPDKVMYDDYRYLGNAYLGIENPGSDSLKAINDSLGIMNLAKAAPFDTTENLYSDIAKYYYRAKKHPEAVAALDSAAKHGFKADVQDLFRYGMSNYTLGFQRDSLGKLIRDTTRFAMADSALALAQKASPDYAPTVLYRAKANYYAYTPEAAVRNGKAKPFFEQFITMTADKEDERNRYKKDLVLAFKYLISYNELVTKDEKARNEWLTKGLALFPANKDLAKIAAPDPEATDQ; from the coding sequence ACCTTGGACGATTCGATGAAGCCAAGACTATATTACGTCAGAACGCCCAGCAAAACCCTTCCCTACAAACCTATTTCGATGCGGGCTACGGCTATCTTCGTAGTGGTCATCCCGACTCGGCCCGCATTTGGTTCGAGAAAGGCATCCCAATGGATGAGAAGCGGGTTCCACTGAACCAAACCGGTTTAGCCATCACGTATCTGGTCAAAAACGATATGGCAAATGCCGATCCTAAACTAACGGAGGTTGTTGACAGGAGTAAGGGTAAAAATGCAGAGATTCTTTTTCGGATCGGCGAAGCGTATACCGGCTACCTAACCCCCGGCAATGGCTCGATCAAGCCGATCTATCCAAAGGTAGTCAATGCCGCGAAAGCCATCGATTATCTGAACCGGGCGGCCGATCGCGACAAGAAAAATCCCGCTATCCAGCTGACGCTGGGCGATGCGCATTACCTGAATAAAGACGCTGGTACGGCGGTTTCCCGCTACGAAAGTGCGATCGAATTAGGCATGAATCCGTCGCGGGTCTACCAGCGGATCGGCGATATCTACTGGCAGGGGCGTAACCTGAATCTGGCCGTGGAGAATTACAAAAAAGCCATTGACGCCAATCAAACCTACGCACCGGCCTACAACCAGCTGGCCGAGTTGTATTTTCTGGTGAACCGCTACAAAGATGCCGCCAGCTACATTGACCAGTACGTGAACGTGTCGAAAGATAAACGGCAGGAGACACTGCTTCGACAGGCTCAATTTCATTTTCTGGCGAAGGATTATCAGCGGGCCGTCAACCTGATCGACAGCAACCGTGCTGTGCTGGCGCAAAACCCAATCGTATACCGGATCGAAGGCTGGTCTTATTCGGCCCTGAAGCAACCGCAGAAAGCCATCCAGAACCTGACTACGTTCATGGAAAAAGCGCCCGATAAGGTCATGTATGATGATTACAGATACCTGGGCAATGCGTATCTGGGCATTGAAAATCCTGGCAGTGATTCGCTGAAAGCCATCAACGATTCGTTGGGCATTATGAATCTCGCCAAGGCGGCACCCTTCGATACCACGGAGAATCTGTACAGCGACATCGCCAAATATTACTACCGGGCCAAGAAACATCCCGAAGCGGTAGCCGCGCTTGATTCGGCGGCCAAACATGGTTTCAAGGCTGACGTTCAGGACTTGTTTCGGTATGGCATGAGTAATTATACGCTTGGTTTTCAGCGCGATAGCCTTGGTAAGCTAATTCGTGATACGACACGCTTCGCCATGGCGGACTCGGCACTGGCGCTGGCTCAGAAAGCGTCGCCCGATTATGCACCAACGGTCCTCTACCGGGCCAAAGCCAACTACTACGCGTATACGCCGGAAGCCGCCGTTCGAAACGGGAAAGCCAAGCCCTTTTTCGAGCAGTTCATCACGATGACAGCCGACAAAGAGGACGAACGGAATCGGTATAAAAAAGACTTGGTGCTGGCCTTCAAGTATTTGATTTCGTACAACGAGCTGGTTACGAAAGACGAAAAGGCCCGAAATGAATGGCTGACAAAGGGGTTGGCCTTATTCCCCGCCAACAAGGATTTAGCTAAAATTGCCGCTCCCGACCCGGAAGCAACTGATCAGTAA